TTGTACTGCATATGCAAATTCGGATATTAGAGATGGTGGGAGTGGTTGTTTGCTTTGGTTCCATGACATTGTGGACATGAGAACTCACACTGATCAAGGGCAAGAAATTCATATACGACTGCCATTTTCTGAACGTGGtaatttcatttccatttccattttatgcCTTTTTGTCAGATTtagttgaaatataatttatgttaagTTGGAATCGATAGAAAATAAAGGAATGAAATGGAACATTACTAGGTTTCATCAAAGAATGCATTCTATTCTATTGCATTTAAAACCTTTCCTCAATTGCATTCCATCAAATTTGTAAATTCTATTAGACaactaagaggatgaaattaTAACCATACTAGATTCAGCTTCCCATCAACAAGCATATATGGCCAATAGTCATGTGTCAGAAGTTGGAACTAGCGGTTACAAATTAGCTTCCAAGTTGAAGTTGTTCTGTATAACATGCCTTtctccttttttgtttttccctgAATTGTAAGCTTAGAGCtacttgtgatttttcactattttcatTCCTCAGATCCAAGAAGGAGTAAGAGGTACCTAAATCCGAAGAGACTTGCAGGGATTGTAGTAGGACTCGTTACATTCATAGTTGGACTAACAATTCTTGTGCGGGCGACTTCAAAACGTATAAAAGGGATGACGCAACCGAAGCCAGGTGAAGAATTTACAATTTATGAAGTATTTTACATTTCaatgaaaagaataataatattgaaatgaaagatTATTTTTCAGTTCTCAAGTTTGTTTTCTGTAATGCCTATTTATTTGGTTTACATTATGAGCACAAATATAATGTTAATTCATGTCTCCTACTACATTGGAAGTAGTGAAAAAAGCTATTCCCTGGAAACACATGATGGAGAAGGAAAACAACAGCTTACCGATAATGTTTGATTTTTCAACCATTGATATTGCCACAAATCATTTTTCTAACACAAGCAAGTTAGGAGAAGGTGGTTTTGGAACAGTACACAAGGTAGGTGGTCAAATTTGTTCTTGGTTACCTAGTTATTCCTATTGATTGTCAAGTACCAAGTGTTCCAAATCATTGCTAGGGAACGTTGATAGATGGACAAGAGATTGCAGTGAAGAGACTTTCAAAAACTTCGAGACAGGGAACCGATGAGTTCAAAAATGAAGTAAAGTTGATGGCAACACTTCAGCACCGTAATCTTGTAAAACTTCTTGGTTGTTCTATTCAACAAGATGAGAAGTTGTTGATCTATGAATTCATGCCCAACAGAAGTTTGGATTACTTTATTTTTGGTTTGTTCTTTCACTCCCGTCAAATTTTTTGCTTTCGTGTTATTTCCATGTTAACTTGACAAAATGAATGTTGCCAGATACAATTCGAGGCAAATTACTAGATTGGGATAAGCGGTTGAAAATTATCGATGGAATTGCTAGGGGTCTTATGTATCTTCATCAAGATTCTAGACTTAGGATAATACATAGAGACATCAAAACAAGTAACATTCTTCTTGATGATAATATGATTCCAAAGATATCAGATTTTGGATTAGCAAGAATATTTGGAGTAGATCAAGCTGAAGAAAATACAAACAGAGTGATGGGAACGCAGTAAgaaacttaatttttgtttaacaaaGCTATATTGCTACACAACCACTTTTCCTTACTTTCATACTGTTTTTTGCAGTGGCTATATGCCTCCAGAATATGTAGTGCATGGTTCTTTCTCAACCAAATCTGATGTTTTCAGTTTTGGCGTAATTGTTATTGAGATAATTAGTGGAAGGAAGAATCGTGGATTTCATGACCCTCACCATCATCTTCTCAACCTTCTTGGCCATGTAAGCTTGAAGTGGTTTCTTGATACCTTAGTTTCcttatataatttgtttgtcCAAGTCAAACCTGAAGAATTATGAAACTTAAAATGAAAACTAGTTCGTGCATATACTCAATGTAATTGAACTATAGTTGAAAGTAAACTCCAGACCAACACTCATACCCTCCCAAATAATCATGTAAAAGGTTTTGAAAGCATCATATAGAAACATGAAAGTTTGCTTTAAGTTTTATCATCCATTGAAACTCCCATATGTTTGAATAGAAGATTTGAGTAGGGAATGAACTCACTCTCAATATTCCTATTTGTGATTTCAGGCGTGGAGATTATGGAATGAAGAAAGGCCACTGGAGTTAATGGATGAGATGTTAGATGATGGTGGAGACTTATCTTTAGAAATACTGCGGTATATTCATGTGGGTCTGTTGTGTGTACAACAGAATCCAGAAAATAGGCCTAATATGTCCTCTATTGTTCTAATGTTAAATGGTGAGAAGTTGCTACCGAAACCAAGCCAGCCTGGATTCTATATAGGAAAAGATAATATTGCTGACACTGAATCTTCAAAGCAATATGAAAGGTGTTCAATAAATGAAGTTTCAATTTCATCCTTAGATGCGCGATAGAACATGTTTCAAGTAATGATATATAGGATGTCATGTTGGTCAACAAAATCTCATTGGGACCACACAGTTTTTTCAATGATGTAACTTTGTTTGCGCATGCCTTTTTTTACCTTCGAAGACTTTGATGTATGCCTCGTAGTGATGGAGATGTTAGTAGGTAGTGGTGTGTGTAACATAGAAGACGACACACACTGCATAATTGAACTTTGTAATTATGTGTTTGTTTCATTGATAAATATCATAGACCTTAAATAATAGTAGGAATAGTGATAAATATAGTAACCCTAAGTTTTAAGAGCATAAAATCACTAATAATGATAGACTCAATgacaaaattaatcaaatcaaattgcGACAATAACTAAAAACCGTAACATGGTAATcatgtatcaaataaattatgattcaaataaaattactaataaacaCCTTAGATTTAAGTTTATTCAACAAAActcttttataaacttaaatctTTCCATCCTTCATTAATTCTTGCACTCCAACTTTCCTTGTGTATCATCCCACATTAGGTTTGTTTCTTCCATTAAGAGTtggatttttcattttcttcatatttgtcGTATTTTCTTTCACCTTAATTGACTTTATGATGTTTTTACTTACTTGTTTTTCATTATGGTTGACCTCTTATTCACCTTGACCAACATGACTAACCTCTTCTTTGCTTTGACAGACTTATTTTTTGCTCTGTCCGACTTCTCAATAATGATGGAGAAGCTCCTTCAACATTGTTGATGAAA
This DNA window, taken from Vigna radiata var. radiata cultivar VC1973A chromosome 5, Vradiata_ver6, whole genome shotgun sequence, encodes the following:
- the LOC106762635 gene encoding G-type lectin S-receptor-like serine/threonine-protein kinase At4g27290, giving the protein MENQQILMLIIYTTFFCFMPTSSTITPNQSLKYHETLVSSAGTFEAGFFDFGNSRRQYFGIWYKGISPRIIVWVANRNVPAQNSTALLKLTHQGHLVILDGSGGRVWSSNSSKIAVKPVMQLLDSGNLVVKDGESSENFLWESFDYPGDTFLAGMKLKSDFVTGPYXYLTSWRDXDDPAEGXFSYXIDTKGFPXQVTTXXTTIXYSTGPWNGYLFSGXSWXRMHRFLNFSXEFTXKGVSYGYETLNXSXLXXTXLXLNXRGXXERFLWSNQRQSWDIVNSHPTDQCEYFATCGVNSICNVNNLPICECLQGFTPKFQAKWDSHDWSGGCVRXTKLSCDXGDWFKEYTGIKLPETSSSWFDRSLSLQECETLCLRNCSCTAYANSDIRDGGSGCLLWFHDIVDMRTHTDQGQEIHIRLPFSERGNFISISILCLFLLVIFHYFHSSDPRRSKRYLNPKRLAGIVVGLVTFIVGLTILVRATSKRIKGMTQPKPVKKAIPWKHMMEKENNSLPIMFDFSTIDIATNHFSNTSKLGEGGFGTVHKGTLIDGQEIAVKRLSKTSRQGTDEFKNEVKLMATLQHRNLVKLLGCSIQQDEKLLIYEFMPNRSLDYFIFDTIRGKLLDWDKRLKIIDGIARGLMYLHQDSRLRIIHRDIKTSNILLDDNMIPKISDFGLARIFGVDQAEENTNRVMGTHGYMPPEYVVHGSFSTKSDVFSFGVIVIEIISGRKNRGFHDPHHHLLNLLGHAWRLWNEERPLELMDEMLDDGGDLSLEILRYIHVGLLCVQQNPENRPNMSSIVLMLNGEKLLPKPSQPGFYIGKDNIADTESSKQYERCSINEVSISSLDAR